The Vibrio toranzoniae sequence GCGGTCGCGTAAGTACACAAGAACATCTTTGGTTGTATTCTCATCGAGTTGAACATGTACATAGACTAAAGGTCTTTTCTTACCACTCACGCTTAACATACGAACCAACGGCAATGTCACCTCTTTCTGTTTGCCGTCCTTGTCGAACATATCAAACGTCACTTCATTGTTTTTCTTGTCTACATTGATATTTTTTGCGTGCAAAATACTGTAGCGATTCTTTAAAGAGAAGGTCGCGTTCATCGCCATTCCCGAAACAGACACCACCTCTTTTCGACCTACCACCGTCGCGTTCTCTTGCTCTTGCAAATAGTCGTATCCTGCAAACACCAGCGCGTTATCCGCCAGGAAGGTTTTGCCGATCAATACAGGCGCGGAGAAGTGACTTCTGTCTGTCAGGTTAACGTCGGTTTTTAGCTCTTGGTCGGCAATGGTCAGAGACATTTTAATCGTCGGGCGAAGCAGAGGTGTGATACTGGTTCGGCTGCGGATCATGCTGACACGCTCCAATGGTGCCTCAATCAATACCATTTCTCCCGTACGTGGATTTTGAACCTTGAAAGACACCACTGCTTCATATTTCGCAAAGGTGCTGCCATCCCAATCATCGTAATCAACATCACTATTGTTCAACACATCTTCGGTTAATACCGCCATTAACTCTTTGTCTTTAAGGTTTTTATAATCAGCATGTGTGCTTTTTACATGAATGTCTTCTGCATGCATGGAAGTGGTTTCGGCACCGGTGTCGATTTTACCAATGAAAGGAACGTCTTTAAGCCCTTGAACGCTAGAGAGGTACACATTCTCAGTACGGCCTAATACCGCCTTACCATCGAGTTCGTAAGTCGGGTTTTGAGTGGTGTGTGAAGTGTCTGTAGCCAAAGAATATTGTGAAAAAAGTAGAGTGCTTAAAAGAGTTAGAGCTAAAGGTATCTTTTTCATTAGTTGGTCCGTTGTGATCAGTTCACTAATAATACTGGCGAATAGGCAAGAAGTTCCCCCACCAGCAATGGTTCTCACATAACGTTTACGCTATGAGTTTTTCAATGACAAACCGATGACTTTGCAGAGCAATACCTTATCGATTATTGACTAATGGATACCCAATAACCTTTTTAATGCCTGGTGTTATATTGAAGAAATGAATAGCTAGAAGCGAGTTTAACTTGCTAAAACACAAACGGTTCTAGATAAACATAGCACTAAAAAGTCCCGACTGTTTTCTTTGCACAGACAGCGCGAGCTTTTTCTGCTCCCTCGCCTTTATTCTTGTTAAAACATTGGCGGTAAGATTCAACGTATCGCTCAAATAGAATTTTTGCTTCAGGTAGCGGTTTAGCGAGTAGTTGGTTAACAAATCTTCTTGAACCGATCTCGAAATGCTGAGTATCGATCGGGGTATTCCAATCCCCTCCCCAGATCATAAAACCATGATGAGCAAACAGCTCGACGACATCTTCTGCCATGCCTCGGCGTTCAATGTCATCACGCGCTCGAAAGCGAGTACGGTTCACATAGTTGCTCGCAGATTGTGAAGGTTTTACCGTGATTCGTCCGTTGTTATCGATGTCTAAGAAAGGGTTTTGAACTGGGTTGATGTCTATCGCCACACCATAGGCATGCTTCGACCAGTCTCCTCCGCCAGTGATAGGCCGAGCATTAAATGCGCTGCTGTTATTGGCTTCCATCGAGGCGTTATCATCACCGTAAAACTCACGCATTAGACGCGCAGAATGCAATGGGAAGTTACGCTGTTTTAGCTCTAAAAAGATTCGCTCAACAGCAGGCGCGATCACATCAAGCACGATCATGTTGCCCTGCTGCGCTTCGCCGTTAAAGTTAATGAAATCAAAGTCCACTTTGGATAACCGCTCACAACCAACAGGCGCACCACTACTCAAGACGTTGTTCTTTTTCATCATGTCGCATTGCCATTGAGATATAGGGGCAACTTGAGCATAACTCGCTGAACTGAGCACAGTGACCAGACAACCGACAATAAAACGTTTCATATCAAATACTCAAAAATAGTAAGATTGAAAAGTAACAGTGGGTTGGAAAATAACATATGAAGCCAAGTTGAGCGCAAGCTTTGTTAGCGCGCTTTATTCCAATAGACAATCTCTCTAACTCGTCCGTTCTGATCCGTATCAGCTTCTCCACCAGCATCAGAAGACTCAGATAAGGTTGATAATTTCGGAGCGTGATAGGCAATCAACATCAGTACGAAAGCATCGTAAATATCATCTATCGCGACGTCTTTACGCTTAGTGTTTGAGATAGCTAGCGCCAAGCCCTCACACCATTGCGGGACGAGTTGCTGAATAACGAAAAGCCGTTCCTCTTTGCCTTCTTGCGTTCGTTTTGAAAACGTCAACGGTTCCCCTTTCAAAGCTGCGAACACCACTTCAGGGTGTGACTCTCGTATTAATAGATTTGGGTGAGCTTCAATGAGTTCATCAAGCTCACGAATCTTGGGCACTATTCCCCAAGTCTGTTTAGAAAATTTCTTATCAAGCTGCTGCACATTGGCATGACACGCCGCAATATAATCAGTTTGATAAACCGCCTCACGGCAAGGCACAGGAAACACAGAAGATCCCCGCTTGCTGGTAAGAAAACGCCTTGCTGCTTTGTCGCATAAACGATCTGGAGTCTGTGCATCACTAAAACCAATCGGCATATCGATTAACGTTGTTGAACCTGCAAGTTCATCGACTAACTCATCGAGCGTGTTTACCACTTTGAACGTAGGTAGCTCATTGCCAGAGACAACCCAAGCTATCCACCCCGTCTTACAGCCATCAATTCCGATGTATTTCATTGTTTTCCCAATCGTTTTTTAAAGGATGCATATTTAGAGAGTTAGCAAGACACTCTGTGCCACTCACTAATTAGCAGTCGGCTTTTTACACCTCGTACTTCTAAACCCATTGCGTCAAACACCTCTTCGAAGTCTCGACAGTGGATGGAATATTGGGTAAAGAAAGTGCCGCTTCAGAAAAGAACTGCTGTTCGAAATAAGTGGAATCGATGAGGACATATGCGCTATTGGAGTGAGGAAACTAACACCATAGTAATAGGGGCCCTACCGGATTACTAGTGGCACATATAAGTTCAGCCACCTCCATAGAAAAGTGAAACAAACCAGGTGCAAGGTAGCACTCGAACAGAGATAATTACTTTTACAATGATGAACCCAACCTCAAACATTCAACCGATAAAAGACTAATGACCCCATACTCGCATATAGACACTCCATTTAATCTTCGCCATACCTGTTGGTTTTGTGGTGAACCTTCTAATCACAGCGTTGAGTTTCCTAAAACCGATCAGCTTTTTGCCAAGGTTGAGCATGCACCGATAGCGCTGCCAGCATGTAAAGAATGCGCGAATGTTAAGTATGCGAAAGACCTGACTTCAATTTGGGCGGTGCGCGATCAGATAAAACATTCGCTCATCGATAAGTACGCTAAGCACCTGGGTATTGGTGAGAATTGGACGGAACAAGAACTTATCGATTCAGACTTTTCTGGTTCGACACTAGGCGGGTTTGGACGCAGTGCTTGGAAGATGTATCAAATAGCCAAACAACGAGTAGAGTACAAAGGCTGGCTTTTATCGGTTGATGACATCCCTCTAGAGGTATATGACGACACCAGTGGCTTTGAGTTTGAGGGGACTCGTTATGCCTCAACCACTTCATGTATCGATTATTTCACTAAAGCGACAGGGGTAGACAAAGAACTGTTAACACAACTTGTCGACATATTGTCACCTGACCGGTTCAGCTTGGCGCTTCGAATCGCCAAGCTGAACAAGAATGTCTCTAATACCAAACGCTTAGAGATCATCGAAGAGGTGTTACAGCAAGCGTCTGAACAAGAAGAGATACAGCTTGAGCAAGCCAACTCACTGTTCAACCCAAATGTCGAAGAAGTCACGATTTCAGGTTCGACAGCTCCGGTGTTCGCCATTCAATGGGCGATGGTGAATAACGTTAAAGATTTGGCCCATCTTTGCTCGCTCGAAGATGAGTATTTTGACTATTTCGAGCACTTAGGAGGGCCAGCGGCTTTCATGTCTTATAGCGGCCTACAAATGTATTTAGAGTCACGCCAAGATCCGGAATGGGTAGAAAATGAAGACCCAAATAAGAAATATTGGCAATCTTAAGCTATCGCTAGCGAACACCTGTAAGCCCACAAGGCCGTCTGCAGCCTATTGTTAGTCATTGTTTTATATGTATATCTCAAATTAGACATCTAGCGTGGTTAATTGTTGCAATTTAGTTAAATAGAGTAAAAACTCCAATTACCTTAAACGATTTAACCACTGCAGTTTTGTAGTGAGTAAGGAGTGAATTGTGCTTGCTGTTCTTCGTCTTATCATGGCTACGATATTAATTATTATTATCACCCTATTTGCTCTTGTTTACTGCATTTTTAGCCCCAAAAACCCTAAGCATGTGTACCTTTTTTGTCGTTGCTTCCATCAACTGCAAAAGATCGTAGGGGTAAAAACGGTGCAACGTGGCCTAGACAATGCGCCGACACCTGAGAAAAGTGTATATATCTCTAACCACCAGAGCGTGTTTGATTTTGTAACCGATCCTGGGATGCTAAGGCCTCGCACGGTGACATTGGGTAAGCGTGATTTGCTGTGGGTTCCTTTCTTTGGTTTATTGTATTGGATTACGGGTAATATTTTGATTAACCGTGAAGACAAGTCCAAAGCGCGCGATACTATCAAGCAAGTTGCTGAAGATATTCATCGGAGAGATCTGTCTGTTTGGGTTTACCCTGAAGGGACACGCAGTAAAGGACGGGGACTGCTGCCATTCAAAACAGGTGCTTTCCGGATGGCTATTGAGGCTGGTGTACCGATTACCCCTATGTGTACCAGCACAACTCACAATAAGATCGATCTTAATCGGCTCAATAACGGCATTGTGATCACCGAAATGCTTGAACCTATCGATGTCACTGAATACAAGCTCAGTGATGCTAAAGCGCTTGCCAAT is a genomic window containing:
- a CDS encoding ATP-dependent zinc protease yields the protein MKKIPLALTLLSTLLFSQYSLATDTSHTTQNPTYELDGKAVLGRTENVYLSSVQGLKDVPFIGKIDTGAETTSMHAEDIHVKSTHADYKNLKDKELMAVLTEDVLNNSDVDYDDWDGSTFAKYEAVVSFKVQNPRTGEMVLIEAPLERVSMIRSRTSITPLLRPTIKMSLTIADQELKTDVNLTDRSHFSAPVLIGKTFLADNALVFAGYDYLQEQENATVVGRKEVVSVSGMAMNATFSLKNRYSILHAKNINVDKKNNEVTFDMFDKDGKQKEVTLPLVRMLSVSGKKRPLVYVHVQLDENTTKDVLVYLRDRSSSESQLRFGTSTASELFMIDTNAENILSEGSESFSDVAKKSEPLIISPEEDITIDNFPLKAVASFTVNTPLLKVGSFEIIGKGKGESVEFYLTDVNGEKQKVTKPISKKLKVGEDTRPVVSGEFSVSGKVRQQEFAIDVLNSNEKESYFVLGKKMAKDGVYVNTRSDYLLKSEPLFKVGHIEVVEVNGMKFPAKLDTGADVSSMNAVNIKRFKEDGQDMVSFTYQNNQGDKQDFTKPVIDVMRIKAKKGEKVNIRPVVEMNVKLGDLEKKVRVNLQDRSRFEYSMILGKNFLKHGAVVSSDEDYVLGDMD
- a CDS encoding M15 family metallopeptidase, which produces MKRFIVGCLVTVLSSASYAQVAPISQWQCDMMKKNNVLSSGAPVGCERLSKVDFDFINFNGEAQQGNMIVLDVIAPAVERIFLELKQRNFPLHSARLMREFYGDDNASMEANNSSAFNARPITGGGDWSKHAYGVAIDINPVQNPFLDIDNNGRITVKPSQSASNYVNRTRFRARDDIERRGMAEDVVELFAHHGFMIWGGDWNTPIDTQHFEIGSRRFVNQLLAKPLPEAKILFERYVESYRQCFNKNKGEGAEKARAVCAKKTVGTF
- a CDS encoding DUF429 domain-containing protein, yielding MKYIGIDGCKTGWIAWVVSGNELPTFKVVNTLDELVDELAGSTTLIDMPIGFSDAQTPDRLCDKAARRFLTSKRGSSVFPVPCREAVYQTDYIAACHANVQQLDKKFSKQTWGIVPKIRELDELIEAHPNLLIRESHPEVVFAALKGEPLTFSKRTQEGKEERLFVIQQLVPQWCEGLALAISNTKRKDVAIDDIYDAFVLMLIAYHAPKLSTLSESSDAGGEADTDQNGRVREIVYWNKAR
- a CDS encoding 1-acylglycerol-3-phosphate O-acyltransferase, with protein sequence MLAVLRLIMATILIIIITLFALVYCIFSPKNPKHVYLFCRCFHQLQKIVGVKTVQRGLDNAPTPEKSVYISNHQSVFDFVTDPGMLRPRTVTLGKRDLLWVPFFGLLYWITGNILINREDKSKARDTIKQVAEDIHRRDLSVWVYPEGTRSKGRGLLPFKTGAFRMAIEAGVPITPMCTSTTHNKIDLNRLNNGIVITEMLEPIDVTEYKLSDAKALANRCHALMAEKIAQLDEEVAHLEAQANPDLDSDNSYTP